The Pseudomonas sp. HOU2 DNA window CACATCGTCGTCACTGAGCTTGGCGTAGGACGGGTAGGGCATCGCCGGGTACAGACGACGGCTGTCGGGTGCCACGCCGTGGCGTACCGCACGATCGAAGTCCGCGAGGCTGTAGCGACCGATGCCGGTTTCCGGCTCCGGGGTGATGTTGGTCGCGTGGATCGCGCCCAGCGGTGTGGCCATTTCCAGGCCGCCGGCGAACGGCGCACCGCCCGGCACGCTGTGGCACGCCACGCAATCGCTGAGGCGGGCGACGTATTCGCCACGCGCGACCAGCGCCGGGTCGATATCGGCCACGGCGGTTTGGTTGTGTTCAAGGCGCGAGACAGGCTCGCGGGTGACATACCAGGCCAGCAGGCCTGCCGCGACCAGGCACGGCACTGCCAGCCAGCCAGCGGTTCTTGCGAATCGGCGGTTATTCATGGACGCTCCGGCGCTGATTAACTGAAGGTGTGGCGGCTCATGGGCAGGCTGCGCACCCGTTGCCCGGTCAGCGTTGCCACCGCATTGGCGACGGCGGGCGCGACAGCGGGCAACGGTGGTTCACCGATGCCGCCCATTTTTTCTCCACTCTCGACAACACGCACGTGGACCCGGGCCATCCGTGAAGGTGGCAGGATCGGATACAAGTCGTAGTTGCGCGCGCGCGGCTTGCCATCAATCCACACAGCTTCCTCCACCAGCGTCTGCGACAGCCCCAGTGCCACTGCGCCATTGACCTGCGCCTCGACAATTGCCGGATTGACGATGCTGCCGGGGTCGATTGCCTGCCAGATGTCGTGCACCTTGACTTGGCCGTTCTCGATAGAGACCTCGGCGATCACCGCCGTCTGGGTACCGAACGGCGACGCCATCGCCACGCCTCGCGCACGTTTGCTGCCGTCCGCCGCGGTAAACGGTCCACGCTTCCAGCCACCCGACAGCTCGCCCACTGCTTGCAGCAGCGTGGTCAGTCGCTGGTTGTCACGCAGCAGATGCAGGCGCAACTCGAACGGGTCCTTGCCGCCCTTGTCGGCCAGTTCGTCAAGGAACGATTCATAGAAGAAGTCGTTGAGCGAATTGCCCACCGAACGCCAGTAACCGAGCATTGCCGGGCCTTTGGCGTAAATCTGCGCGATTCGCTTGTTGGGGATCGCGTAGGACTTGCCCGACAAGCCTTCAAGCGCCGTCGGGTCGAGCTTTTCTCCCTGCTTGCCGGCCAGCGCCTCGGTCGGGCCTTCGGTGGCGCTGATTGCTTCGATTGCCAGCGGCCAGCCGTCATTGTCCAGCGCGGCGCGGAAATTCACCGCCGCCACCGGACGCAGCACATCGCGCAGGAACTCTTCCTCGCGGCTCCAGATCAGTTTCACCGGGCGGCCAACCGCTTTCGATAACTCGATCGCCTGCGGGTAGGGACTGGCGGCGTCGTAGAGGAAATGCCGACCGAAGAAGCCCCCGAGCAACGGCGAATGCAAGGTGATGCGCGACGGGTCCAGCCCGGTGCGTTTGGCGATGTCCGCTCGGAACATGTCCGGCGCCTGATTCGGCAACCAGACCTCCAGCGAACCGTCGGGATTGAATCGGGCCAGCGCCGACGGCGGCTCCAACTGGCCGTGGTTCAGGTACTGGTTGTGGTAAGTGGCGTCAATCCGGGTTTTGGCGTTGGCCAGAACTGCAGCCACGTCGCCCTCATTTTCATCATCCCTGGCCGGGCCTTTGTCGTCAGCCAGGCGCTTGAGCCAGGCGTCGCTGGAAAAATCCGCGGGCATCGAGCGTACCTGGCTGTCGGCCGTGGGTTCCTGCCAGTCGACCTGAATCGCTTCCACTGCACGTTTGGCGTGCCACCAGCGCTCGGCGACCACCGCCACGGCACCCGGCAGGCGATGCACGGAATGCACGCCTTTCATCGCCTTGACCTGCTCTTCGTTGCGCAAGTTGCCCACGGTCATGCCCAAACGCGGGGCATGCTGAACGGCGGCGTGGAGCATGTCGTCGACCTTCAGGTCGATGCTGTACAGCGCCTTGCCCGTGGACTTGTCATAGGCATCGACGCGCTTGACCGGTTTGCCGATCCAGCGGAACTGGCTCGAATCACGCAGTTGCACCGAGGCCGGATCGGGAACCGGCAGATCCATGGCGTGTTCGGCCAGTTCGCCGTAGGCCAGCGAGCGGCCCGACCTGGCGTGCACGACTTTGCCGGGTTCGGTACTCAGTTCGCTCACCGGCACCCCCAGTTGCTGCGCACCGGCCTGCAGCAGCATGGCGCGGGCTAGGGCGCCGAGACGGCGCATCACCGGGTAACTCATGCGCACCGACATGCTGCCGCCGGTGATGCGCATACCGTTTTCCATCACCACATAGGCTTCGCCGGGCGGCGCGGCTTCGACCAGGAATGTCGACGGGTCGGCATCCAGTTCTTCACCGACGATCTGCGCCATCGCGGTGAACGTACCCTGTCCGCCTTCCATGAACGGGCAGAGCAGGCGCACGCGGTTGTCCGGGCGGATTTCTAGAAACGCCGGGACTTGCGTGCCGCGCTCGGCAGTTGCTGCCGCCACTGCGGCTTGCACGCGAGTCGTGCCCAGCGGCAGGCCGAAACCGAGCACCAGTGCGCCGACAGCGGTGCCGGCCAGGAAACGTCTGCGCGACACGTTGATTGGTTCGTGCAGCGCCAGTGCTGATGCTTCCTGAGCAGGATCGATACGCACGTTCATCAGGCGTCTCCCTTGCCGGCCAGCTCATGCACGGCGGCATGAATGGCATTGTACGTGCCGCAACGGCACAGATTGACCATCGCCGCCTCGATCTGCGCGTCACTCGGTTTTGGGTTTTGCTTGAGCAGCGCCGTGGCAGCCATCACCTGGCCGGACTGGCAGTAGCCGCACTGGGCGACCTGCAGATCAACCCAGGTCGAGACCACGCGTTTGCCGACGTCATCGGCCTCGATCGCCTCAATGGTGGTGACCTCACGGCCGACCACACCGGCCACCGGCGTGACGCACGAGCGCACCACGTTGCCGTCCACCAACACGGAGCAGGCGCCACATTGCGCCAGTCCACAGCCGTACTTGGTGCCGGTCATGCCCAGATCATCGCGGATCACCCACAGCAAGGGCGTATCGGCGTCGGCATCGACCTGATAGGTTTTCTGGTTGATTCGTAGTTCCATGGTTCACCCGCTCGATCATCGGTTGACGTGCATTTTTATAAGCGGTGAAACGCAGCGTGGCGCCTCACCGGTAAAGCGTGTTCTTTTGCTCAACTGGCCGTATTGCCCAGTGCTTCTGCGGCGAAGGGGTCGCCACGCAGCAGCGCGATGTCACGACTGGGTGCGGTGCCGTACAGGCGTGCGTATTCGCGGCTGAACTGCGAGGGACTTTCATACCCGACCGCAAACGCCGCTCGCGAAACGTCCAGACGCTCCATCAACATCAGCCGGCGGGCCTCGTTCAAGCGCAGCCATTTCTGGTACTGCAGCGGGCTCATGCCGGTGAGTTGGCGGAAGTGGTGGTGAAAGGTCGGTGCGCTCATCTGCACCCGCGCCGCCAGCTCATCGATGCGCAGCGCTGCGGTGTAGTTGACCTTGAGCCAGTCAATGGCTTTGGCGATGCGATAACCCTGGCCATCGACGGCCGTGATCTGCCGCAGCCGCGCGCCTTGATCGGTATGGAGCAGCCGATAGTGGATTTCCCGCAGCACCAGCGGTGCCAGCACCGGGATCGCCTCAGGCTCGTCGAGCAATGCCAGCAGGCGCTCAAGCGCGCCTTCCAGCGCGCACGACAGGTTGCCAATGCCAGCGCCGGTGTTCATCGACGGCTGCCGTTTCGCAGGCAAGCCACCTTTGCTGAGGATCTCGGCGAGCATGCCGACATCCAGTTTCAGCACCAGCCCGACACAGGGCTGTTCGGGGCTGGCGAGCATCACTTCGGAAATGGCGGGCAGATCCAGCGAGGTGACCAGAAACCGCGAGGGGTCGTAGCGGTAACCCTCACCGCCGACCCACAAGCGCTTTTCCCCACGGCCCACCAGAATCAGGCTCGGCTCGATCATGCACACGCTCGGTGGCGCCGGCTGATCGCGGCGAAACAGCGACAGGCCGGGTACGGACGTGGCGAAGTCACCCGGCACACTCACGCGCGGGTCAATGTTCAACGCCAAAGGTGATTCGTGGCGCGCGGGGGTAGGGATCATGTCGGGTCGCTCCTGTTGCTCGAACTCTAGTCCGCCCAGCAGAGGTTTCCTATATACCGCCCTGCAACCTCAGAGGATCAGGCAAGCATTCAAGAGGAATGCACTAGGGCAGAGGCGAATCGACCGGGAGAATGTGTCAAACCATTACAGGAGAGCCACCATGCAAGTCTTCGCTTATGGCGCCCATGCGGGCGACAAACCGCTTGAACCTCTGCGCATCACCCGTCGCGATCCCGGCCCGGAAGACGTGCAGATCGAGATTGCCTATTGCGGTATCTGCCACTCTGATCTGCACCAGGTGCGGGCCGAATGGGAGGGCACACAATATCCTTGCGTGCCCGGTCACGAGATCGTCGGTCGGGTCACC harbors:
- a CDS encoding AraC family transcriptional regulator, giving the protein MIPTPARHESPLALNIDPRVSVPGDFATSVPGLSLFRRDQPAPPSVCMIEPSLILVGRGEKRLWVGGEGYRYDPSRFLVTSLDLPAISEVMLASPEQPCVGLVLKLDVGMLAEILSKGGLPAKRQPSMNTGAGIGNLSCALEGALERLLALLDEPEAIPVLAPLVLREIHYRLLHTDQGARLRQITAVDGQGYRIAKAIDWLKVNYTAALRIDELAARVQMSAPTFHHHFRQLTGMSPLQYQKWLRLNEARRLMLMERLDVSRAAFAVGYESPSQFSREYARLYGTAPSRDIALLRGDPFAAEALGNTAS
- a CDS encoding (2Fe-2S)-binding protein produces the protein MELRINQKTYQVDADADTPLLWVIRDDLGMTGTKYGCGLAQCGACSVLVDGNVVRSCVTPVAGVVGREVTTIEAIEADDVGKRVVSTWVDLQVAQCGYCQSGQVMAATALLKQNPKPSDAQIEAAMVNLCRCGTYNAIHAAVHELAGKGDA
- a CDS encoding molybdopterin cofactor-binding domain-containing protein; translation: MNVRIDPAQEASALALHEPINVSRRRFLAGTAVGALVLGFGLPLGTTRVQAAVAAATAERGTQVPAFLEIRPDNRVRLLCPFMEGGQGTFTAMAQIVGEELDADPSTFLVEAAPPGEAYVVMENGMRITGGSMSVRMSYPVMRRLGALARAMLLQAGAQQLGVPVSELSTEPGKVVHARSGRSLAYGELAEHAMDLPVPDPASVQLRDSSQFRWIGKPVKRVDAYDKSTGKALYSIDLKVDDMLHAAVQHAPRLGMTVGNLRNEEQVKAMKGVHSVHRLPGAVAVVAERWWHAKRAVEAIQVDWQEPTADSQVRSMPADFSSDAWLKRLADDKGPARDDENEGDVAAVLANAKTRIDATYHNQYLNHGQLEPPSALARFNPDGSLEVWLPNQAPDMFRADIAKRTGLDPSRITLHSPLLGGFFGRHFLYDAASPYPQAIELSKAVGRPVKLIWSREEEFLRDVLRPVAAVNFRAALDNDGWPLAIEAISATEGPTEALAGKQGEKLDPTALEGLSGKSYAIPNKRIAQIYAKGPAMLGYWRSVGNSLNDFFYESFLDELADKGGKDPFELRLHLLRDNQRLTTLLQAVGELSGGWKRGPFTAADGSKRARGVAMASPFGTQTAVIAEVSIENGQVKVHDIWQAIDPGSIVNPAIVEAQVNGAVALGLSQTLVEEAVWIDGKPRARNYDLYPILPPSRMARVHVRVVESGEKMGGIGEPPLPAVAPAVANAVATLTGQRVRSLPMSRHTFS